Proteins encoded together in one Porites lutea chromosome 2, jaPorLute2.1, whole genome shotgun sequence window:
- the LOC140929055 gene encoding uncharacterized protein produces MYAVCHSRSSTLYQADNFLLGTRRRKMPLPGPDAPDLREEGSSNAGSDGFHSLVQQAVADSMASVTMQISSLIDSRFDNFKKQFTEENSSSVEAAVKRAKRARFVFQSKGNEQQFEHAESVLDKLESAKGALNANAISKAKTAIEEGIALVTKRMKVIKIADKSQYSWATVQEYLSDELASDSEDEKRLFRSERRAEKKVKDSKKKRSQKYQHQRFQPYPPFNPNHRSSLPTLDAHSNTGSRFGRDLGVRGRQIGPCFKLSGNLLLLLFLNCLD; encoded by the coding sequence atgtatgctgtttgtcactctcgctccagtacgctgtaccaggcagataattttttgttaggcaCAAGAAGACGCAAGATGCCCCTTCCGGGACCAGATGCTCCCGATTTGCGAGAAGAAGGTTCTTCTAACGCTGGTTCTGATGGTTTTCATTCTTTAGTGCAGCAGGCTGTAGCTGATTCGATGGCTTCCGTTACCATGCAGATATCGTCTTTAATCGACTCCCGCTTCGACAACTTTAAGAAGCAGTTCACGGAGGAAAATTCTTCTTCAGTTGAGGCAGCCGTTAAACGTGCGAAGCGCGCtcgttttgttttccagagcaAAGGAAACGAGCAGCAGTTTGAACATGCCGAatctgttttggacaagctcgAGAGTGCGAAGGGTGCGCTTAACGCCAATGCCATTTCCAAGGCCAAAACCGCCATTGAAGAAGGTATTGCTTTAGTTACTAAAAGAATGAAGGTAATTAAGATCGCCGATAAAAGTCAGTATAGCTGGGCCACTGTTCAAGAGTACCTTTCGGACGAATTGGCATCTGACTCGGAGGACGAGAAGAGGTTATTTCGCTCGGAGAGGAGAGCAGAGAAGAAAGTTAAAGATTCGAAGAAGAAGCGCTCTCAGAAGTATCAGCATCAGAGATTTCAGCCTTATCCACCGTTCAACCCTAACCACCGTTCTTCCTTACCGACTTTGGATGCGCATTCTAATACAGGAAGTCGTTTTGGCCGTGATCTAGGCGTTCGTGGTCGACAGATTGGCCCGTGTTTTAAGTTAAGTGgcaatttgttattgttgttgtttcttaactGCTTAGACTAG